In the Populus trichocarpa isolate Nisqually-1 chromosome 1, P.trichocarpa_v4.1, whole genome shotgun sequence genome, TATACATTTATTCAGATATTTATTAGTTATGCACAAGTTATATTTTGCACTTTGCATGTATATCTCTCCGCCAAGTATGTGTGTGAAAATGCTGAGGTAAATCTAATGTTCAATGTCCTTCTCATCTTGTTCTTTTTGTCCTGTTCCGTGATAGCTTAATAATTGCATCAGTTAATGGATTCAAAACCAAGACACCAGCACACCAAATCAGCCCCTCACCAGTGGATTTCAAATTACAACTATGCACTATCCTAACATTGCATCACAGAGAATCATATGGTGCAATATTTAGTTTGGAAAACAGGGGACTGATCTTGTATTTATCATCATACAAATGTAAAGTCAGTCGAGTTTCAATTACCAATTGATGGTGTTTGGAATACTGCAAGAGCCGCTGTGTCATTGATCCAGCGAATAACAAATCCACGATctttaaaatcttcaaaaagCTTTTCTAGATCTGTTGTCCTCATACTTGGTGGAAAGTCAGCCAGAACAAGAACATGATGTGTGCCATATTTAGCTGCATTCAAATAACAAATCATTAGATCCTgcataatattttagagaaaacttatgtgggaaaaaatattaatatccaTGAGGGCATTATTCATAATTGATTGATGCATGGGGCCCTgctgagaaggaaaaaagatttaaaaaaactgttcatGGCAAACCAAGCAGCTAAATATGGCATCGATACTGAATTGATGGGTAATGTTTGTACCTCTTGAAATGTGTGAAAAGGGACAAAAATTGAACAAACCTTTTGCTTAATATGCAAAAGACAGCTTATTAGAGGACAAAAGGAATAGACAAACCAAAACCTGATTAAGATAGCATGCAATTACAGCAAGGGAAGgagcaagaaaaaacaaagaacttcTATCTAACTACCCAAGGATAAATAACTTAGGTATGAGGCCCTGTAGGAGAACCAGGCTAGGAGAATGAAAAAGTACCCATATCTAATGTAAGTATTTTCACACCAATAATGActcaaaagttaaataaaacGCATTTCTGGCCCAAAATTACATCATTTTTCTGGAAATATTTATAGCTAATTTATTTTTCGCACACTTTGTTAAATACATCAGCAGGAGGATATTGCTAAGAAGAGTAACAATTGTCATCTCCCTCTCTCAACACAAATAACATTTTTGCCTGCCTCCTTTACCAGTAGTGatattttaatccttttctccttttctctctctccactAAAATTTTCAACCTTCAATTTGTTAAGACACCAACCATAAAAAACTAACTTTTATATCCGTATCAATTGCTCATGTGGCAATTGGTTTCCATTTTTTTGACCTCATAACAAATGCGACCTCAAATGTAAGAACTAAAGATTTTTACCTAAGAGAGTTTATTTAATATTCTCATTCTTGATGAAGCTTTAAGGATAGATCCACAGTGGCATTTAAAATATTCTCTAATTTaatcttcttgtattttttgtacCGGAAAGGTAACTTTGGGGTCTTGTCCAAGaacataaaaacttttaaaaaagtgGTTGCAAGTGAACAACTGAACATAGAATAATGCAAAAACTATTAGTTCCAACAAATCAAACAGCAAAAACCTATAAATATTCTCATGATTCAACTTCAACTTTAAGAGTAACATGTGGACTCCTTTGGTCAAAAACCACATGAATGGACAAGCAAGATCAAGGATAATGCATTTTTACACATGAAAAGTTCATTCCAAGGAGATGAAAAGTGTATGGCTTACAATTTGTCAATTCTGTATTTTGTGTACTTCTGCCCAAATCTTCATCATCTACATCATCAACAAGAGTTGCATCCGATTGTCGATCGCTATACAGTTCGTGCTTTTTGTACGTGAATGGTCCCCGTCCACGCCTTTTGGAAGTTTGAACTTTTGCATCTTCCAAGCAAATATTTGACACAGAAGGTAAGGATTGTGGTGAGAGCAATTCATCAGGCGCATGATCTGCAATAGCTTCCCAGTCTGTAGCATACCACAACAACATTTCaatcataaaattttcattCTTAATTAAAGAAACATAGGAAATAAGTCTCTGACAGAACAGTATAAGATGATCAAGCTAAGTCAcataagaaataacaatcaGAGAAATCATGCGAACATTTTCAAGTCAGGCAGGTGTTCCTAAACATATAAGCAAAAACTAGAGAATCACAGCCAGACCTTTTAACCTACAGGACAAGGTCGatcaaacaaaaggaaaacttaGTAATAAATAGACATACCATCATCTGAGCAAGGTGAAACATCATCACGTGGATTCGATGATTTCTCAAGATGCCCTTCACAGAGaccaaaaaacccatcaattatTTCTCACATTACAATCAAATTTTCTTTAGCAATCTGATTATAATAATGCCTATCTAGATGCAATTTGCAAACTTTGTTGTCTGGAAAGTAAAAACTAAAGAACCCAGAAACTTACCATCATTAGAAACAGCATTGCACTTTGAAATCTCATCTTCCTTCTCCACACTCTCCACATCactaaaaccaaataaataaataaacccagAAAAATCCAgtgagaaaataaatagaacACTCAAAAAGCACAACAAGATCAAATCTTTTTcccaaattttcttttctcatcaacCAAACAgactcttgaaaaaaaaaaaaaagagtacccAGAAGAGCGTTGTTTAATGAAAGAAGCCCGAAAGAGAAGTTCGTCAGATTTGAGGGAGAAATGTTTAGAAGAGTAAAGCTTTGCCAACTCTGTTAATGCAGAAACCAATTGAAGATTCGCCGCCTCTGATGGGTTCAAAGTTTCGAGCCTTGAAACCTCAGTTTCAAGAAGAGTTATGGCTCCTTCTGTGTCACCGGCTGTCACCAGATCTTCTACTGTTTCACTCCAGTTTTGGTTTGAttgttcttcatcttcttcttgtgCTTTCACTCTCTCCATTGGATTTCAAACAAAGATTGCGACTTTGGAAGAAAGTTTTGTAGGACGAGTACTGTACTcgtatttatttgagattaaaattgcaaaaaattttcttttttcatcaaacgagtcataaaaaaaaatattagtatattgGTAGCAACAgcttaatattatattttttaaaatgtaaaaaaatattaagaatatcaAACAGTATTGTTAGACACAAGCAAATTACATCTATAGTTGTAGTAAACCCAAGTGTCTCTTGGATATAACAGTCATGCAGAAGCACCTAGACCTAGCACCCATATCAGACTTATGCACCTGAGCTtgataattatatcaaatatatatatatttttaaaaaataattatagtaatttacttataattattctaaaaacatatttattttgtatttttatttttttaacaaaatatatttttatttttttatatatttctttcttttattttaggacATTAATCACACGTGTCCCTAAAattcactcaattttttttattaatctctgtATAATAGTTTTAgtaaagaaatcatcaacaaaattgcACAGATTAAGATAGTTAAAAGAACAGtaaattttttacatatataatatttttttttctataacataatgtatcaattcaaaagttttcttctatgatcatatatttcaaatGTTCATAAATACTAATATTTATAGTGTAGAAAAAACTCTACTTGTAACAAACTTTAACAATTAGATCATGCgacaacattttaaattttaaaaagtataaaccCTTTAAAAAATTGTCCAACACTtggatgaaaacataaaattaatattttcatcctcaatgcatacaaaaaagagaagtttatttttgaagacttgaaataaatcacttaaaacttaatatttttttcattatttcctcttcgaatataacaaatttataaaataagttaaacaaataaaaaagagtttgcaGTTAAGTTCTACtgcatatgaatgaaaaatcatGCTTGAATGAggcagtgtttgtttttgcagtccAATCATGCtgttgaaaaattttaattttttttactcaagcGCTGGGGTCTGCATGATTACCAGACCCAGGCACCATGGGTCTGGGATGGCTGCCACACCAAAGCGTTGTGGTTTGGCAGTCATGTTAGACCCAAGCGACTTGGGTCTGACAGTCATGCGAGACCCAAACAAGCAACAAACAAAGATATGACAATTGTAAGCTTTAGTTAtcagaagagagaaaagaaagaaaaacacaaacaatcgaGTATCGGCGGCAATCCAACCATGATATGTTTACACACGCCGCTTCATATTGAGATGGCACGACTGCGCATCTAGTTATACGATGGATGGCCAGATTTAGCCACTAGGAAGCGTCTTACTTGCTTCCTCAATGATGCGGGCGCCGCCCACTCGCTGGGGCGCATAGAACACGCGCCAATaactttttgattaaaaatacaatgtgaaaaatactaaaacacccCTCATGGTCCTCTTAATTACAGAAAATATCcatgtaaaaataccaaaatacctcCAAAGGCAAagctttttttgtcttttctaaggCTAAAAGCGTTATTTACTTGcacttgaaaattgaaaaaacctgaTTACCCTTGTGGAAGAAAGCTAAAGAAATGTTAATGCGCTCAcgaaaaaatgagaaattgaaagtgaAACTATCATTACAATCCATAGTGAAATGTCTCTTGATCTACAGTAATTTCCACACAccatttagcttttgttataatatttttaaaacctgatTTAGAAAAAGACAGACAGGTGGCCTATGCTACGTCACGagcctatctttttttttattgtaaaacaatattaagaaaatataatttttttttcaaaaaaaatctaagattttaGTTATTGactcgagataaaaaaaaagattaaaaagtaGTAAAAAAAGACCCAAGTCTAACTTGATAAACCTGCTGAATGCATAATCCAAGATATGATATtaggataactctatagaaagaaaaggtaaaaaaaataaaaaataccagttttcaaaaaaaaaattaaaaaaacaaaatttcttcaaGTATTGCCTCAAATTAAATGTTAGATGatgaaatcaataattttaatttaattaaaaaataaaattctttttaaagaagcgaaatttaacccaaaaaaacttaaggcaacccttgttattttaaaaataaagataaatccTATAGAAAGAGAGTAAAGAGGAATGTTAGAGgatgaaatatgaaaagaaaaaaaaacttaaaaaaagaaaaaaaaatcaagtaagtcCAAGTGAACCTTGTAAATTCGGGTTAAATTCTTGAATCCACAATCCATTAAATTCTTGACCCGGGCTCAATCCAAGAgcttaacatataaaaaattaaatgttggaagatgaaatcaattaatttaatttaatttaaaaacaaaatttctttagaaaagttaaattcaacaaacaaaaaaaaaaaacaccaaggcAACCtgtgttattttcaaaacaaccaaaaaagaaagttgaattaaaaaataacaaaatgctgGAGAATAggggaaaaagataaaaaaaaaaaaaaaccaaaaaaacatgtGTCAACATCGTAAATCGGGGTTAATATTTTAAACCCGCAAACTGTTAAATTTAGACCCGGACTCAACTAACAAGCTAAACATCCGACTAATAAGATGTTGGAAgatggaataataataataataataataataaatcaatataaaaattctagggtaaaaaaaatagaacaatataaaaaaatagatttgataggaaaaaaaactaaagaatgatgaaattgcaaaaaaaaacaaattgccaaaaccatccaaaaaaaatttaaagaatagaAACCAAATCtgatatatgaaaatatcaattgcggatgaaattgaaaagaattcttaatttaataaactattctcaattttaaaaaatgcaacaaagagaacaggaacaaaattgaaaaaacccttaatttcataaagtattctaaatttaaaaattgtaataaagaAAATAGGGATGAAATCTTAAGTACAACAAACTTGAGgggctaatttgatttttttttaattacagcATGAAAATTAAGtaggagagagaggaaaagaaaaaataaagcaaaaggcCACACACGTCACACCGTCTGCCACATACGCCGCTAATCCATGGAGGGGACGCCGAGGCATTTCACAAGTTGCCCTGAAATCATGGTTTTGCCCATCGGTCAATGTCACACACGCCGTCCGAAGGCGACTGACACTATTCATccgatcttttaaaaataaattcttttttatcaaattatcatATTGCCCCCAAGAACACCCAATAACTACCAAATGACAAAAGAACCCCTACGTCaaagacaattatttttaattttcaaggatAATAAAGTAACTtacttgtttaaaaataaagtcaaaaACTTAAAAGCCTCTTGACccaagtgattttttttgtcttccaaGGACAATTAAGTAATCACActgtaaaaaaacacagaattaCCGTTTAGCCCCTTTCTTTCAAGTAATTACCAATATGTCACATGAAAATACCATCATACCTTAGACCCAACGCATACTACTTTGCTCACCAAAgggtaaaatcaattttttaccaTGGATTCGCATAGTGAAAGACTAATATCTTTTAGTATATAGTGTAATTTGGTATTGacccaaaatttttatttttaaaagaattaaaattatgtcacctaaatcaactttaaaaaaactaaaataatattattttaataaaaaattaaaatatacaagTTGATAATCAAATTTAACCAGATTAACATAAGTTTTTTAATGGatcaactagtttttttttatctattttttcaaccCAAGCTAATCCAATCTCGAGTCAGCCAAGTCCCAAGTCGATCATCAAAGACGATGCTGAGTttcaaaacaaagtaaaaatggttaaattaatcacttatttttaaaataatattcattctAGTCCCTTAGATCATAATAATGGaagatat is a window encoding:
- the LOC7467947 gene encoding uncharacterized protein LOC7467947 isoform X2, which gives rise to MERVKAQEEDEEQSNQNWSETVEDLVTAGDTEGAITLLETEVSRLETLNPSEAANLQLVSALTELAKLYSSKHFSLKSDELLFRASFIKQRSSGDVESVEKEDEISKCNAVSNDDWEAIADHAPDELLSPQSLPSVSNICLEDAKVQTSKRRGRGPFTYKKHELYSDRQSDATLVDDVDDEDLGRSTQNTELTNSKYGTHHVLVLADFPPSMRTTDLEKLFEDFKDRGFVIRWINDTAALAVFQTPSIALEARNHIQCSFTVRILDADDELMGSIPTKDLEPPRQRPKTSARTAQRLIAHGMGLKLPMTFGSRELKNQEETRKNRIVTRQKMKDDAWGDD
- the LOC7467947 gene encoding uncharacterized protein LOC7467947 isoform X1 — encoded protein: MERVKAQEEDEEQSNQNWSETVEDLVTAGDTEGAITLLETEVSRLETLNPSEAANLQLVSALTELAKLYSSKHFSLKSDELLFRASFIKQRSSGDVESVEKEDEISKCNAVSNDGHLEKSSNPRDDVSPCSDDDWEAIADHAPDELLSPQSLPSVSNICLEDAKVQTSKRRGRGPFTYKKHELYSDRQSDATLVDDVDDEDLGRSTQNTELTNSKYGTHHVLVLADFPPSMRTTDLEKLFEDFKDRGFVIRWINDTAALAVFQTPSIALEARNHIQCSFTVRILDADDELMGSIPTKDLEPPRQRPKTSARTAQRLIAHGMGLKLPMTFGSRELKNQEETRKNRIVTRQKMKDDAWGDD